The stretch of DNA TGCGATGGCCATCGTGGCCACGATGGAGCGTTTGAGGAGGAGTGCGGTGGCGGACGGTGCGATCAGCAGGCCGATCACCAGTAGGGTCCCGACGATCCGGAACGATGCCACGACGGCGAGCACGACTAGTCCGAGGAGTGCGACATGCGCGAGTCTCGGGCGAAGATTCATCGTGTGTGCGGTTCTGCGATCAAGGATGAGCGCTACGAACGGGCGGTACATCGCGATCGACACGATCATCGCGGTCACCGTGGCGGCGAGGAGCCACACCAGGTCTGCCCACGATGCGGACAGGACGTCGCCGAACAGGAATGACGTGAGGTCGACCGCGAACGATCGGGTGCGAGAGACGATCACCACCCCCAAGGCGAGCATGCCGACGAACAGCAGCCCGATACTCGCATCCTCGGCGAGCGAAGACCGTCGCGAGACCCATGAGACGCCCACGACCATCACGAGTGCACTGACCGCCGCGCCGGCGAAGAGATTGATCCCGCTGAGGTAGGCGATCGCGACGCCCGGAAGCATGCCGTGCGAGACCGCCTCGCTCATGAACGCCATGCCGCGTAACACCACCCAGGTGCCGACCAGCGCGCACAAGACCGAGACGATCAGTCCTGCAATCAACGCTCGGCGTACGAACGGCACCATGAACGGATCCAACAGTGTATGCACCCTGTTAGAGTAAATGAACATGATTGTCGTCAACCGGCTGGACGTCACCTACGGCAGCGTGCATGCGTTGGAGCGGATCGACGCAGCGTTCTCGCCGGGAACTGTGAGCGCGCTCGTCGGTCACAACGGGTCCGGTAAGTCGACACTGCTTCACGTTCTGGCCGGGCTGGTCTCGTGCACGCACGGTTCCGTCACCGGTGTTCCTCGCTCGATCGCCTTCGTGCCCCAGCAGGTCGCTGTCGACGAACTGGTTCCGCTCAGCGTCGCGGCGACGGTGAACATGGGCCTATGGGCGAAGCTCGGTGCATGGCGCAGACCCTCGAGAGCTGACCGACGATTCTGCATGTCCACGATGCGTCGCATGGGTGTTCTCGAACTGGCCGAGCGGCGGTTGGGCGACCTCTCGGGTGGGCAGCGGCAACGAACGCTGCTGGCACAAGCTCTCGTGCAACAAGCCGACCTTCTCCTGCTCGACGAACCCACAACCGGTCTGGACCCCGATGCCTGCGACATCATCAACACGGCGATACGCGAAGAAGCCGCCCGTGGCGCCACCGTGATCATGGCAACGCACGACCGCCGACAAGCAGAAGCCGCGGACACGATCCACAGGCTCGTCAATGGGCTGTTGCACGATCAGGGGTGAAGCGCGCCGGGTTTGCTGGAGCGAGCGGACCTCTCCCGGACATTGCGCCACGACCCCGAGATCGCCGGCGAAGCCGTGTGCCCCAGGGGGCGACGGCCAGTGGGGGTGACTACTTCCAGTAAGCCTGGGACTTCATCGCGGTCTTCGGATGGCCGTTGCCGCGGAGGGTCTTCGCGATGGTGCGGGTGGTGAGGCCGTCGCAGCCGATCCAGGCGAAGGCCGTGGGGGCGACGGTGATCTGCTCGGCGGCCTCTCGGAGCAGTTGGCCGTCGTTGACGCGTTCCAGCCAGGTGACCTGGTGGGATGGGTCGGCGTGCACGGGCAGGGTCTTATCGGACGGGTACTGCCATTCGAGCCAGACCCGGGCGGGCGCATCACCGATCGCGTCGAGCAACGAGTTGATCGCCGGCAGTGATGCGGTGTCGCCGAAGGCCACGTACTCGCTCGGGGCGGGTTCGGGGATCGCGAACTTCGATCCCATCACCGTCGCGCCGATCTCGTCGCCCGGCTGAGCCGCCAGCGCCCATCGCGCGGCCGGGCCGCTGTGGATGGCGAACTCGATGTCGAAGGTGTCGGTCTCGGCGTTCGGATCGCAGAGCGTGTAGCCGCGCTGGTGGACGTCGTCCTCCTCGGGGATCCACAGTCGGACCCATTGGGTGGGGTGGATCGGATTGTCGTTCAACAGCCCGCCGCCGGTGAATCCGATGCGCACGTACTTGTCGGTGATCTCGCGCCGCGACGTCACGGTGAACATGTAGTCGCTGGCCCCCAGAGCCTTGAGGACGAATCCGCTGAAGCCTTTACCCATGAGACAAGCGTAGCCTGTCCTCAGATCAGATGCTAAGTTTAGGCTAGCCTCAGTTACATACTCGGGTGTCTGTAGATCCGACGCCCGACGCCCGACGTCCTAACCGCGCAGAAAGGCGACTCATGGCCATTGTCGACGAAACCGTGCAGACCGCGACCATTCGCAACCTGATCCCCGACTGGCCGACCGAGTTCGCCGACCGCTATCGCGAACTCGGACTGTGGGAGGGGAAGACGTTCAGCACTCGCTTGGACGAGTGGGCGCACCTGTACGCGGCTCGGACGGCCGTCGTCGACGGCGACCGGCGCCTGACCTACCGCGAACTCGCGGCGCGGACCGTCGAACTGGCTCACGGTCTGCGCGGCCTCGGCATCGGCGCGGGCGACGCCGTGCTCCTGCAGCTGCCGAACTCGGCGGAGTTCATCGTCTCCTGGTTCGCCCTGCAGCGGCTGGGGGCGGTGCCCGTGCACACCCAGCCCGGCCACCGCCACCTCGAGGTGAGCTATCTCGCCGGTGCGACGCGCGCCGCGGCGTACATCACCACCGACGAGTTCGCCCGTTTCGACCATCGCCTCTTGGCGGCCCAGGTCGCCGACGAGGTGCCCTCGATGACGTCGGTGATCATCGCGGGCGATCTCGGCGATCACGCCGCCGACGATCGGTTCCACGTCCTCGGCGACCTGTACGTCTCCGGCGACAACGACTTCGGCGCCACGGCCGCGCCGTCGGACATCGCACTCCTGCTGCTCTCGGGCGGCACCACCGGCATGCCGAAGCTGATCGGCCGCACCCACGACGACTACGCGTACAACTCGCGGGTGGCGGGCGACCGCAGTCGGCTCGACGCCGACAGCGTCTACCTCGCGATCCTGCCGATCGCCTTCAACTACACCTGGAACTGCCCGGGCGTCCTGTCGACGTTCCGCGTCGGCGGCAAGGTGGTGCTGGCCCCGAATCAGGATCCGGCGACCTGTTTCGAGCTGATCGAGGCGGAGGGAGTCACCATGACGGCGATCAATCCGCAACTCGCACCGATGTGGCTCGACGAGCGCGAGTTCACCGACAGCGACCTCGGCTCGCTGAAGATCATCGAGATCGG from Gordonia humi encodes:
- the aztB gene encoding zinc ABC transporter permease AztB, yielding MHTLLDPFMVPFVRRALIAGLIVSVLCALVGTWVVLRGMAFMSEAVSHGMLPGVAIAYLSGINLFAGAAVSALVMVVGVSWVSRRSSLAEDASIGLLFVGMLALGVVIVSRTRSFAVDLTSFLFGDVLSASWADLVWLLAATVTAMIVSIAMYRPFVALILDRRTAHTMNLRPRLAHVALLGLVVLAVVASFRIVGTLLVIGLLIAPSATALLLKRSIVATMAIASALGWSATVGGLLVSWHANTAAGATIAGFAVLQFFALLILRELVATLSSRVQARA
- the aztA gene encoding zinc ABC transporter ATP-binding protein AztA, giving the protein MIVVNRLDVTYGSVHALERIDAAFSPGTVSALVGHNGSGKSTLLHVLAGLVSCTHGSVTGVPRSIAFVPQQVAVDELVPLSVAATVNMGLWAKLGAWRRPSRADRRFCMSTMRRMGVLELAERRLGDLSGGQRQRTLLAQALVQQADLLLLDEPTTGLDPDACDIINTAIREEAARGATVIMATHDRRQAEAADTIHRLVNGLLHDQG
- a CDS encoding siderophore-interacting protein codes for the protein MGKGFSGFVLKALGASDYMFTVTSRREITDKYVRIGFTGGGLLNDNPIHPTQWVRLWIPEEDDVHQRGYTLCDPNAETDTFDIEFAIHSGPAARWALAAQPGDEIGATVMGSKFAIPEPAPSEYVAFGDTASLPAINSLLDAIGDAPARVWLEWQYPSDKTLPVHADPSHQVTWLERVNDGQLLREAAEQITVAPTAFAWIGCDGLTTRTIAKTLRGNGHPKTAMKSQAYWK
- a CDS encoding (2,3-dihydroxybenzoyl)adenylate synthase, translating into MAIVDETVQTATIRNLIPDWPTEFADRYRELGLWEGKTFSTRLDEWAHLYAARTAVVDGDRRLTYRELAARTVELAHGLRGLGIGAGDAVLLQLPNSAEFIVSWFALQRLGAVPVHTQPGHRHLEVSYLAGATRAAAYITTDEFARFDHRLLAAQVADEVPSMTSVIIAGDLGDHAADDRFHVLGDLYVSGDNDFGATAAPSDIALLLLSGGTTGMPKLIGRTHDDYAYNSRVAGDRSRLDADSVYLAILPIAFNYTWNCPGVLSTFRVGGKVVLAPNQDPATCFELIEAEGVTMTAINPQLAPMWLDEREFTDSDLGSLKIIEIGSARLADYEARRIIDEFDATLQQILGMSEGLFCATHLDDDPELLATTQGVPVSEYDEIRVVDADGNVVPDGEVGELTVRGPYTLRGYFDAPEQTAKAVTEDGFYCTGDLVRRLESGHLIVSGRIKDQINRGGEKIAATEVEGALTEHPDIRSIAILGEPDDTLGERSVAFVVLEDGVDELTRRDLATFTESVGLSAYKAPDVVRVVGEMPLTPLGKMDKNALRKLLG